A region from the Aeromicrobium choanae genome encodes:
- the crtI gene encoding phytoene desaturase family protein, translated as MGSVTVIGGGISGLATAALLAADGWSVDLLEQRDDVGGRAGSWSKDGFRFDTGPSWYLMPEVFEHFFRLLGTTADEQLDLIRLDPGYRVFFEGNEQPVDVRATRAENVALFEAIEPGAGRRLEEYLESAADTHQMAVDHFLYTSFEQPANLAHADVLRRAPRLAGLLGRSLESHVAARFDDTRLRQILGYPAVFLGSSPSRAPSMYHLMSGMDLADGVLYPQGGFSTLIDAIAALARARGVRIRTGATVIGIDTSSTGRAVPTPGARARVEGVTFRTDEGIERIDADVVVGAMDLHHLETRLLPEHLRTYPESWWKRRDPGPGAVLAYLGVEGELPELAHHTMFFTRDWAANFDDVLGRPGRVPDPASSYVCRPSATDPSVAPEGDENVFILVPVPADVGLGRGGVDGAGDPAVEKTADAAIGQIASWAGVPELASRIKVRRTVGPGDFAADLNAWSGGALGPAHTLRQSAFLRARNASRRVDGLLYAGSSTIPGIGLPMCLISAELVLKRLRGDRSAGPSPEPFAGTTVVA; from the coding sequence ATGGGGAGCGTCACGGTCATCGGCGGGGGGATCTCCGGCCTGGCCACCGCCGCCCTCCTGGCCGCCGACGGCTGGTCCGTCGACCTGCTCGAGCAGCGGGACGACGTCGGCGGGCGGGCTGGCTCGTGGAGCAAGGACGGCTTCCGGTTCGACACCGGCCCTTCCTGGTACCTCATGCCCGAGGTCTTCGAGCACTTCTTCCGGCTGCTCGGCACCACGGCCGACGAGCAGCTCGACCTCATCCGGCTCGACCCCGGCTACCGCGTGTTCTTCGAGGGCAACGAGCAGCCGGTCGACGTGCGCGCCACGCGCGCCGAGAACGTCGCGCTGTTCGAGGCGATCGAGCCCGGCGCGGGGCGCCGTCTCGAGGAATACCTGGAGTCGGCGGCCGACACCCACCAGATGGCCGTCGACCACTTCCTCTACACGAGCTTCGAGCAGCCGGCGAACCTCGCTCATGCCGACGTGCTGCGCCGGGCTCCCCGCCTGGCCGGGCTGCTGGGCCGCTCGCTGGAGTCGCACGTCGCCGCGCGCTTCGACGACACCCGACTCCGCCAGATCCTGGGGTACCCCGCGGTGTTCCTCGGGTCGTCACCGTCGCGCGCTCCGAGCATGTACCACCTGATGAGCGGGATGGACCTCGCCGACGGCGTGCTCTACCCGCAGGGCGGCTTCTCCACGCTGATCGACGCGATCGCCGCCCTGGCTCGCGCCCGCGGCGTGCGCATCCGCACCGGCGCCACCGTCATCGGCATCGACACCAGCTCCACCGGTCGCGCCGTCCCCACACCGGGCGCGCGGGCGCGGGTCGAGGGTGTCACGTTCCGCACCGACGAGGGGATCGAGCGGATCGACGCCGACGTCGTGGTCGGCGCGATGGACCTGCACCACCTCGAGACGCGACTGCTGCCGGAGCACCTCCGGACCTACCCGGAGTCGTGGTGGAAGCGCCGCGATCCGGGCCCGGGTGCCGTGCTGGCGTACCTCGGCGTCGAGGGCGAGCTGCCCGAGCTGGCGCACCACACGATGTTCTTCACGCGGGACTGGGCCGCGAACTTCGACGACGTGCTCGGCCGGCCCGGCCGCGTGCCGGACCCCGCGTCCTCCTACGTGTGCCGGCCGTCGGCCACCGACCCGTCGGTCGCTCCCGAGGGCGACGAGAACGTGTTCATCCTCGTCCCGGTGCCGGCCGACGTGGGATTGGGGCGCGGGGGCGTCGACGGCGCCGGCGATCCCGCCGTCGAGAAGACCGCGGACGCGGCCATCGGCCAGATCGCCTCGTGGGCCGGCGTGCCCGAACTCGCCTCGCGGATCAAGGTCCGGCGCACCGTGGGACCCGGTGACTTCGCCGCCGACCTGAACGCGTGGTCCGGAGGCGCCCTCGGGCCCGCCCACACCCTGCGCCAGAGTGCGTTCCTGCGGGCGCGCAACGCCTCGCGCCGGG